From the genome of Maridesulfovibrio ferrireducens, one region includes:
- a CDS encoding methyl-accepting chemotaxis protein gives MFKNMRLGLKLGLSFALMILLTAIMAFVGFNGMTGVQERVDKADDVNRMVRSLLEVRINEKNFMLRGDEKFLKEHQNNISDIKALIAATDKKFNQKINHDQMAAVNGAVTEYEKAFSDYVSLVTERTKTMEMMRSEARSALKELEQIRSDQKKQLDGIMTDTRSHIASAMQSGQIDQVGGLYQKGQAGIDDKLQKADDANRSIKWFITTRKNEKEYIISSDSKYLDMVKNDVANIVELMKDLSGRFSNPVNVAQVQSILKAITGYEENFISYTNLMNDQVQAEKQMVIAARKAENECRDARADQKAKMLSQMDFSNMILVVGACIALVLGVITAILLTRGITGPIGMGVTFAQRMAQGDFTRTLDIDQKDEIGILATALNDMVSKLSSVVTEVGSSTENVAAGSEELSATAESLSQASTEQAANVEEVSSSIEEMTANIRQNAENAHETERIALQSAKQAEDGGAAVTQAVVAMKNIAEKISIIEEIARQTNLLALNAAIEAARAGEHGKGFAVVAAEVRKLAERSGEAAGEIGDLSSTTVNVAEKAGEMLNQLVPDIKRTSELVQEIAAGSNEQLSGAEQINKAVQQLDQVTQQNASASEEMASTSEELSSQAEQLQQVMSFFRVGSQSSAPMRALPSHRPPVRKVPEFKTVATEKPARDNSSGVALDMSGDFSDSDFEKF, from the coding sequence ATGTTTAAGAATATGAGATTGGGACTAAAACTTGGGTTAAGCTTTGCGTTGATGATTTTATTGACCGCTATAATGGCTTTTGTCGGATTCAATGGAATGACAGGGGTTCAAGAGCGGGTCGACAAAGCAGATGATGTTAATCGTATGGTTAGATCTCTTCTTGAAGTAAGAATTAACGAAAAGAATTTTATGCTTCGCGGTGATGAAAAATTTTTAAAAGAGCATCAGAATAATATTTCTGACATTAAAGCTCTGATTGCAGCGACAGATAAAAAGTTTAATCAGAAAATAAATCATGATCAGATGGCTGCAGTTAATGGAGCTGTAACTGAATATGAAAAAGCTTTTTCTGATTATGTTTCACTTGTCACCGAGCGAACTAAAACTATGGAGATGATGAGATCTGAAGCTCGTTCAGCGCTTAAGGAACTTGAGCAGATTAGATCTGATCAGAAAAAACAGCTTGATGGAATCATGACTGATACCAGATCTCACATTGCAAGTGCAATGCAGAGTGGCCAAATAGATCAGGTTGGGGGTCTTTATCAGAAAGGGCAAGCCGGTATTGATGATAAGCTCCAAAAAGCTGATGATGCCAATAGATCTATCAAGTGGTTTATTACAACCCGTAAGAATGAGAAAGAGTACATAATTTCTTCCGACAGTAAATATTTAGATATGGTCAAAAATGATGTGGCAAACATTGTTGAACTTATGAAAGATCTGTCTGGAAGATTTTCAAATCCAGTCAATGTTGCTCAGGTTCAGTCCATTTTAAAAGCAATTACTGGTTATGAAGAGAATTTTATAAGTTATACAAATTTAATGAATGATCAAGTGCAGGCAGAGAAACAGATGGTTATCGCTGCACGTAAAGCTGAAAATGAATGCCGTGACGCCCGCGCTGATCAGAAAGCAAAGATGCTTAGTCAAATGGATTTCTCAAATATGATTTTGGTGGTTGGAGCCTGTATAGCTCTGGTTCTCGGAGTTATTACTGCAATCCTTCTGACAAGAGGGATTACCGGACCTATTGGTATGGGTGTAACTTTTGCACAACGTATGGCTCAAGGAGATTTCACAAGAACTCTGGATATAGATCAGAAGGATGAAATCGGAATACTTGCAACCGCCTTGAATGATATGGTGAGCAAACTTTCTTCCGTTGTTACTGAAGTTGGCAGTTCTACTGAAAATGTTGCCGCGGGAAGTGAGGAATTGTCTGCAACCGCTGAAAGTCTTTCACAGGCATCAACGGAACAGGCTGCTAATGTTGAAGAAGTTTCTTCATCTATCGAAGAAATGACCGCGAATATCAGGCAGAACGCTGAAAATGCTCATGAGACTGAGCGGATTGCGTTGCAGTCTGCAAAGCAGGCAGAAGATGGCGGGGCCGCAGTCACTCAGGCTGTCGTTGCAATGAAAAATATTGCGGAAAAAATATCTATTATTGAAGAAATTGCCCGTCAAACCAATTTGCTTGCTCTTAATGCTGCAATTGAAGCCGCTCGCGCAGGTGAGCATGGTAAAGGGTTTGCGGTAGTTGCTGCAGAAGTGAGGAAGCTGGCGGAAAGAAGTGGAGAAGCCGCCGGAGAAATAGGTGATCTTTCTTCAACAACCGTGAATGTTGCTGAAAAAGCCGGAGAAATGCTTAACCAGCTGGTTCCGGATATCAAGCGGACATCAGAATTAGTTCAGGAGATAGCGGCTGGAAGCAATGAGCAACTTTCCGGGGCAGAGCAGATCAATAAGGCGGTTCAGCAGCTTGATCAGGTGACTCAGCAAAATGCTTCTGCTTCCGAGGAAATGGCTTCCACTTCAGAAGAATTATCGAGTCAGGCAGAGCAGCTTCAGCAAGTAATGAGCTTCTTCAGGGTTGGTTCGCAATCTTCAGCACCAATGAGAGCATTGCCTTCCCATCGTCCTCCTGTACGTAAGGTTCCTGAGTTTAAGACTGTGGCGACTGAAAAGCCGGCCAGAGATAATTCATCAGGAGTCGCACTTGATATGAGCGGAGATTTTTCAGATTCAGATTTTGAAAAATTCTAA
- a CDS encoding chemotaxis protein CheW, producing the protein MGDEMNSTMNQYLTFTLNKDIYALDISSVREVLELTPITRIPRTPKFMRGVINLRGHAVPVVDMRLKFGMSKTEDTINTCIIIVEVLFDGDSTVMGALADSVREVIEFTEDMIEEPPRMGTTIKTDFIRGMGKQDDDFVIILDINKILSVEELAMLKSAHQESSAEAVPEVNPEQGMTLNL; encoded by the coding sequence ATGGGCGATGAAATGAACAGCACAATGAATCAGTATCTGACCTTTACCTTGAATAAAGATATCTATGCCCTTGATATCTCGAGTGTCAGGGAAGTTCTGGAATTGACTCCTATAACTCGTATTCCAAGAACTCCGAAGTTTATGAGGGGAGTTATTAATCTACGTGGACATGCTGTACCTGTCGTCGATATGCGGCTTAAATTCGGTATGAGCAAGACTGAAGATACAATAAACACTTGTATCATCATTGTTGAAGTCCTTTTTGATGGTGATAGCACTGTTATGGGCGCTCTTGCGGATTCAGTCAGGGAAGTTATTGAGTTTACGGAGGATATGATTGAAGAGCCTCCTAGAATGGGCACGACGATCAAGACTGATTTTATTCGCGGAATGGGTAAACAGGATGATGATTTTGTCATAATCCTTGATATTAATAAGATCTTATCCGTGGAAGAGCTTGCTATGCTTAAGAGTGCACATCAGGAGTCTTCCGCTGAAGCTGTTCCCGAGGTAAATCCGGAGCAAGGCATGACTCTTAATCTTTAA
- a CDS encoding response regulator has translation MQRIFYSTLFAISLLGAFIAGILHAVYPVAALICAIGAISVLIFGIILIGRAWGHRNKVNEDFYSEIVRNADVGLYRADLNGKCLFTNDCFENLFKHFKNLSKNKEQGIIVPFCEDSEKRKAFMDQLLSGGEVQGFESSFYGADEQIIHIAEDAKLLFDLNGTPSSFVGVVKNISDIKKIEKELALEKRYLTAVMDNSSESVFIEDFEGKFLKVNRVFADYAGVDNPDLCVGSNVYNYLSPQLSAALLDDISNVVLTGEDSSFMLSADDSQGNGLNLVVQHSLFRNSEGEPAAIIGYARKVESKVESVSDIPFCLSNLCHELRTPFVGIIGSLKALNDEDLPQSAKPYALKALKSAERFKDALNGFLHDFSGEESVVSGNNYFNPATVFSKILDIYIPAVELEGKSLELVVNKNIPEKFLGKCQKLSQALFGLIGNGLSLMEGTKLVAGIDMQNIAVNKAIFSFFVTDSLSGSIEFSDNQLSNGFKDAVNKIEGEIYSQLDNNFTIGFKVETGFIVGSADEVESFASIKKSILLAEDDISSQFMMRKKLEKWGYTVRTASTGIEVLTCLKDRAYDLVLMDIQMPEMDGFEAIKTIRDNESGKERVPIVVLSAYGADINTEQMALLGINEFISKPIRMEVLKDIVSKYLN, from the coding sequence ATGCAACGTATCTTTTATAGTACCTTATTCGCAATTTCTCTCTTAGGAGCATTTATAGCAGGAATTCTGCATGCAGTGTATCCTGTTGCTGCATTAATTTGCGCAATTGGAGCGATAAGTGTTTTAATTTTTGGAATAATTCTTATTGGCAGAGCCTGGGGCCATAGAAATAAAGTAAATGAAGATTTCTATTCTGAGATAGTGCGTAATGCTGATGTCGGATTATATCGGGCGGATCTTAATGGTAAGTGTTTGTTTACAAACGATTGTTTTGAAAATTTATTTAAACATTTTAAAAATTTATCTAAAAATAAAGAACAGGGGATTATAGTTCCTTTTTGTGAAGACTCCGAGAAGCGTAAGGCTTTTATGGATCAGCTTTTATCTGGTGGTGAAGTTCAAGGATTTGAGTCCAGTTTTTACGGTGCTGATGAGCAAATTATTCATATAGCCGAGGATGCTAAACTTCTATTCGATTTGAACGGGACCCCCTCAAGTTTTGTCGGAGTGGTAAAAAATATTTCGGATATTAAGAAAATTGAGAAAGAACTGGCGCTGGAAAAGAGGTATTTGACAGCAGTGATGGATAATTCCTCTGAAAGTGTTTTTATTGAAGACTTTGAAGGTAAATTTTTGAAAGTTAACCGTGTCTTTGCCGATTATGCCGGGGTGGATAACCCTGATCTTTGTGTGGGCAGTAACGTTTATAATTATCTTTCTCCTCAGTTATCCGCAGCTCTTTTAGATGATATTTCAAATGTTGTATTAACGGGAGAGGATAGTTCTTTTATGCTCTCTGCAGATGATAGTCAGGGAAATGGTCTAAATCTTGTTGTTCAACACTCCTTATTTAGAAATTCAGAGGGAGAACCAGCCGCTATTATCGGGTACGCCAGAAAGGTTGAAAGCAAGGTAGAGAGTGTCTCAGACATTCCTTTTTGTTTAAGCAACCTGTGTCATGAATTGAGAACTCCTTTCGTTGGGATAATTGGAAGTTTAAAGGCACTTAATGATGAAGATTTGCCGCAAAGTGCTAAGCCTTATGCTCTTAAGGCTTTGAAATCAGCAGAAAGATTTAAGGATGCACTTAATGGTTTTTTGCACGATTTTTCAGGTGAAGAATCTGTTGTTTCGGGAAATAATTATTTTAATCCTGCTACTGTTTTTTCAAAGATATTGGATATATATATTCCCGCCGTTGAACTTGAAGGTAAGAGCCTTGAGCTTGTTGTTAATAAAAATATTCCAGAAAAATTTTTAGGAAAATGCCAAAAACTGTCACAGGCTCTTTTCGGCTTGATTGGTAACGGGCTATCCCTTATGGAGGGAACAAAGCTTGTCGCAGGAATTGATATGCAGAACATAGCTGTAAACAAAGCTATATTTTCTTTTTTTGTTACTGACAGTTTAAGTGGAAGTATTGAATTTAGCGACAATCAATTGTCGAATGGATTTAAGGATGCGGTCAATAAAATTGAGGGAGAAATTTATTCTCAATTGGATAACAATTTTACAATCGGGTTCAAAGTAGAAACCGGCTTTATTGTCGGTTCGGCAGACGAAGTAGAGAGTTTTGCAAGTATAAAGAAGAGCATTTTGCTGGCAGAAGACGATATAAGCAGCCAGTTTATGATGCGGAAAAAACTTGAGAAATGGGGCTATACTGTGCGCACTGCTTCTACAGGAATTGAGGTCTTAACGTGCTTAAAAGATAGGGCTTACGATCTTGTGCTGATGGATATCCAAATGCCGGAGATGGATGGTTTTGAAGCAATAAAAACTATTCGTGATAACGAGTCTGGCAAAGAGCGGGTACCAATTGTTGTGCTTAGTGCCTACGGCGCTGACATTAATACCGAGCAAATGGCTTTGCTGGGTATTAATGAATTTATTTCTAAGCCGATACGGATGGAAGTACTTAAAGATATAGTCTCTAAGTACTTAAATTGA
- a CDS encoding MarC family protein: MQYETIRAIIEIAFPLILIMDPLGNLPTCLSMLKDFSPARQRKILLRELLFALGIIILFMYLGSGLMKMLNIHQSTLRIAGGVILFIISMKMVFPQPDNLKITPEKDPFIVPIAVPLFAGPSLLAAVMVYGSKESATLTVLAGVMLAWGVSFGIMMIGPTLASFLGKRGLRACERLMGLILILLSVQMLEDGIEFYIRNVLTK, translated from the coding sequence ATGCAGTACGAAACAATTCGCGCGATAATCGAAATCGCTTTTCCTCTCATTCTTATCATGGACCCGTTGGGTAATCTTCCAACGTGCCTGTCGATGCTGAAAGATTTTTCGCCTGCACGTCAGAGAAAAATACTTTTAAGAGAACTTCTATTTGCACTGGGTATCATCATCCTTTTCATGTACCTCGGATCAGGACTCATGAAGATGCTCAATATTCATCAGTCGACGCTGCGTATCGCAGGAGGGGTGATCCTCTTCATCATTTCCATGAAAATGGTCTTCCCGCAGCCTGACAACTTAAAAATTACACCTGAAAAAGACCCTTTCATTGTTCCCATAGCTGTTCCGCTCTTTGCCGGTCCGTCCCTTTTGGCAGCAGTTATGGTTTACGGCTCCAAAGAAAGCGCAACTCTGACTGTACTGGCGGGAGTAATGCTGGCGTGGGGAGTATCATTCGGTATTATGATGATCGGGCCGACTTTAGCCAGCTTTCTGGGTAAGCGCGGACTAAGGGCTTGTGAAAGGCTTATGGGACTGATTCTGATTCTTCTTTCAGTGCAAATGCTTGAAGACGGTATTGAATTTTATATCAGAAATGTACTCACGAAATAA
- a CDS encoding L-fuculose-phosphate aldolase produces MLLEDERNSVVKYGRKMIEAGLTTGTGGNLSVLNREKGLIAISASGLNYLETTPADVVVMDLDGKIHDSNRTPSSEAGFHTALYKHRTDINAVVHTHSVYASTVACLNMELPAVHYLVGFAGNKVPLAPYATFGSPELAENVINTIKNYNAVLLANHGLITVGAAIQNAFDAAEELELVARIYIQALSVGTPVIVPENEMNKVIEKFSTYGQAGGKR; encoded by the coding sequence ATGCTGCTCGAAGATGAAAGAAATTCCGTTGTAAAATATGGCCGCAAAATGATTGAAGCGGGATTAACGACTGGGACAGGCGGAAACCTAAGCGTTTTAAACCGTGAAAAAGGGTTAATAGCCATAAGCGCCAGTGGACTGAATTACCTTGAAACCACACCTGCCGATGTTGTTGTTATGGACCTTGACGGGAAAATACACGATTCAAACCGGACGCCTTCTAGCGAAGCCGGATTTCACACTGCGCTATACAAACATCGCACGGACATAAATGCAGTAGTCCATACACATTCAGTCTATGCTTCAACTGTAGCTTGCCTAAACATGGAACTACCTGCTGTTCATTATCTCGTAGGTTTTGCAGGTAACAAAGTTCCCCTTGCACCATATGCAACTTTCGGCTCTCCGGAACTAGCTGAAAACGTCATCAATACAATTAAAAATTACAACGCGGTTCTGCTTGCAAACCACGGCCTGATTACTGTAGGAGCCGCTATACAGAACGCATTTGATGCTGCCGAAGAGCTTGAGCTTGTCGCCAGAATTTATATTCAGGCCCTTTCCGTCGGCACTCCTGTAATCGTTCCCGAAAATGAAATGAATAAAGTAATCGAAAAATTTTCAACGTACGGTCAAGCCGGCGGAAAAAGATAA
- a CDS encoding M48 family metallopeptidase, with translation MNIYFFIIIFSLTAVCLLGLISRKLNRSALSPELPEEFKGTFNADKYRKSQDYTKAGIGFENISSTFMTLVTLLFIICGGFNILDIWATSFGYNEIITGLIFFAGLAILSDLISLPFSLYQTFVIEEKFGFNKTNLKTFFMDKIKGYLLGGIIGGILLSGILLFFSLAGQFAWAWCWLFIVVVTLAIQYIAPTWILPLFNKFTPLEEGELKDKIGQFAKNNGFEISGIFMIDGSKRSTKANAYFTGFGKKKRIALFDTLIKELSTDEIVAVLAHEIGHSKLGHIRKMIIMSIINTGIVFLLMSFFLGNKDLFAAFGMQNISIHAGLIFFALLYTPVSVVLSVFSNAKSRKHEFEADNFAAKTTKTPSALIGALKKLSASNLSNLTPHPFYVWLEYSHPPVLKRIENLKSHNA, from the coding sequence ATGAACATATACTTTTTTATCATAATATTCTCTCTGACTGCGGTCTGCCTTTTAGGCCTGATTTCCAGAAAACTGAACCGTAGCGCCCTTTCTCCAGAACTTCCGGAGGAATTTAAAGGCACATTCAACGCTGATAAATATCGTAAATCTCAAGACTATACTAAAGCGGGTATAGGTTTCGAAAACATATCCAGCACTTTTATGACTCTGGTAACTTTATTATTTATCATTTGCGGAGGATTTAACATCCTCGACATATGGGCAACCAGTTTCGGATATAATGAAATTATCACAGGCTTAATTTTTTTTGCAGGACTGGCAATCCTCAGCGATTTGATATCATTGCCATTTTCACTATACCAAACCTTTGTGATCGAAGAGAAATTCGGGTTCAACAAAACCAATTTAAAAACATTCTTCATGGATAAAATAAAAGGATACCTTCTCGGAGGAATTATCGGAGGAATTCTTTTAAGCGGAATCCTACTCTTTTTCAGCCTTGCCGGACAATTTGCATGGGCTTGGTGCTGGCTGTTCATTGTCGTTGTAACTCTTGCAATTCAATATATAGCCCCCACATGGATTCTCCCTCTGTTCAACAAATTCACCCCTCTTGAAGAAGGTGAACTTAAAGATAAAATAGGGCAGTTTGCAAAGAATAACGGATTTGAAATTTCCGGCATTTTCATGATTGACGGTTCTAAGCGTTCCACAAAAGCCAACGCATACTTCACAGGATTCGGTAAAAAGAAACGCATTGCCCTTTTCGACACACTTATCAAAGAACTTTCAACAGATGAAATTGTTGCGGTACTTGCTCACGAAATAGGTCACAGCAAACTGGGCCATATCCGCAAAATGATCATCATGAGCATAATAAATACCGGTATAGTTTTTCTGCTTATGTCTTTTTTTCTCGGCAATAAGGATTTATTTGCGGCCTTCGGCATGCAGAATATTTCCATTCATGCCGGCTTGATATTCTTTGCACTTCTGTACACCCCTGTATCAGTGGTACTCTCTGTTTTCAGCAATGCAAAATCTCGTAAACATGAATTTGAAGCGGATAATTTCGCAGCGAAAACCACTAAGACTCCGTCTGCACTTATCGGAGCTTTGAAAAAATTATCTGCAAGCAATCTGTCAAATCTTACTCCGCATCCTTTTTATGTCTGGCTTGAATACAGCCATCCACCGGTTTTAAAACGAATTGAAAATTTAAAATCGCACAATGCATAA
- a CDS encoding M48 family metallopeptidase has translation MSSPKSIKENVARAKAYGQRKDYMRCLYALSISLEELADSQVFGREKFEIGILVDEVFRQLLAMDELKSILPRGLKYTRGHEKKLSAVLRKIHDTIKNAIEKAAVDKVRKQKNQIDKYTLSGQKCLESKDAKEAKKYFRKITEAFPEERGLLQDVGGRFVKAGFAQDGIEYLERAIAQNPTDSRPYISLLLAWEMLAEQDKALAVIKDIVRRFGANESIFVRQSKLFLAKRMYAEAYDAAAAALKINPLSREGKKISDRLGPKIFGRGYKPGATSSDMKSAKAKSAGSSTSATKGSINLDLGGGSSTSKKSARKAPAKKPNASKVIKLDF, from the coding sequence ATGAGTTCACCTAAAAGTATCAAGGAAAATGTTGCACGCGCTAAAGCGTATGGACAGCGTAAGGACTATATGCGTTGTCTTTATGCGTTGAGTATTTCCCTTGAGGAACTGGCTGACAGTCAGGTTTTTGGTCGCGAAAAATTTGAAATTGGAATCCTTGTTGATGAAGTATTTCGGCAGCTTCTGGCTATGGATGAGCTTAAAAGTATTCTTCCACGCGGATTAAAATATACTCGTGGGCACGAAAAAAAATTATCGGCAGTCCTTCGTAAGATCCATGACACTATCAAAAATGCCATTGAAAAAGCTGCAGTAGATAAAGTTAGAAAGCAGAAAAATCAGATAGATAAGTATACCTTGAGCGGGCAGAAATGTCTTGAAAGTAAAGATGCCAAGGAAGCTAAAAAGTATTTCCGCAAAATTACAGAGGCCTTCCCGGAAGAACGTGGGCTTTTGCAGGATGTTGGCGGGAGATTTGTTAAAGCGGGATTTGCTCAAGATGGTATTGAGTATCTTGAGAGAGCTATAGCGCAAAATCCTACCGACAGTCGTCCCTACATCTCATTGCTCCTCGCTTGGGAGATGCTTGCCGAACAGGATAAGGCTCTTGCGGTCATAAAAGATATAGTCCGGCGCTTCGGTGCGAACGAAAGTATTTTTGTTCGTCAGTCGAAGCTTTTTCTCGCAAAGAGAATGTATGCTGAAGCTTATGACGCCGCTGCCGCAGCTTTAAAGATTAATCCGCTTAGTCGTGAAGGAAAGAAGATTTCTGATCGTTTAGGACCTAAAATTTTCGGAAGAGGGTACAAACCCGGGGCAACTTCCAGCGATATGAAGTCTGCTAAAGCTAAAAGTGCAGGATCTTCAACTTCCGCGACTAAAGGGTCAATAAATCTTGATCTCGGTGGAGGCAGTTCAACTTCCAAGAAGTCTGCCCGTAAAGCGCCGGCGAAAAAGCCTAATGCATCCAAAGTTATTAAGCTTGATTTCTAA
- the groL gene encoding chaperonin GroEL (60 kDa chaperone family; promotes refolding of misfolded polypeptides especially under stressful conditions; forms two stacked rings of heptamers to form a barrel-shaped 14mer; ends can be capped by GroES; misfolded proteins enter the barrel where they are refolded when GroES binds) yields MAKQILFDAKAREKLKIGVDKLANAVKVTLGPKGRNVVIDKSFGSPVITKDGVSVAKEIELKDKFENMGAQMVKEVASKTSDIAGDGTTTATILAQAVFTEGVKLVAAGRNPMSIKRGIDKAVEAIIDHLETLAKPTRDQKEIAQVGTISANNDVTIGNIIAEAMNKVGKEGVITVEEAKGLDTTLDVVEGMQFDRGFLSPYFVSNAEKMICEMDEPLILISEKKVSNMKELLPVLEQVAKMSKPLIIIAEDIEGEALATLVVNKLRGTLNVVAVKAPGFGERRKAMLNDIATLTGGAVVSDDLGLQLEGVTLEDLGSAKRVVIDKDNTIIVDGAGNGDTIKARVSQIRSEIEGTTSDYDREKLQERLAKIVGGVAVINVGAATETEMKEKKARVEDALNATRAAVEEGIVPGGGTALIRCLPALENVTASDDDEVAGVNIIRRAIEEPLRQIAANAGLEGSVVVEKVKVSKDGNGFNAAIGEYEDLIKAGVIDPKKVTRIALQNAASVAGLLLTTECAIAEKPAKTADAGMPAGMGGMGGMGGMGGMGGMGGMGGMY; encoded by the coding sequence ATGGCTAAACAGATTCTTTTTGATGCCAAAGCACGCGAAAAACTTAAAATCGGCGTAGACAAACTTGCCAACGCAGTAAAAGTTACCCTCGGACCTAAAGGTCGTAATGTCGTAATCGACAAATCTTTCGGCTCCCCAGTTATTACAAAAGACGGTGTTTCCGTAGCTAAAGAAATCGAACTTAAAGATAAGTTCGAAAACATGGGCGCTCAGATGGTTAAAGAAGTTGCTTCCAAGACTTCTGACATCGCCGGTGACGGAACAACTACTGCGACTATTCTTGCTCAGGCTGTTTTCACCGAAGGTGTAAAACTCGTTGCAGCAGGTCGTAACCCAATGTCTATCAAGCGCGGAATCGACAAAGCTGTTGAAGCTATCATTGATCACCTCGAGACTCTTGCCAAACCTACACGCGATCAGAAAGAAATCGCACAGGTCGGTACTATCTCTGCAAACAATGACGTAACCATCGGTAACATCATTGCAGAAGCTATGAATAAAGTCGGAAAAGAAGGTGTTATCACCGTTGAAGAAGCTAAAGGTCTCGACACAACTCTCGACGTTGTTGAAGGCATGCAGTTTGACCGCGGTTTCCTTTCCCCTTACTTCGTAAGCAATGCTGAAAAGATGATCTGCGAAATGGATGAGCCTCTCATCCTCATCAGCGAAAAGAAAGTTTCCAACATGAAAGAACTTCTTCCAGTTCTCGAGCAGGTTGCTAAAATGAGCAAACCTCTCATCATCATCGCTGAAGACATCGAAGGCGAAGCTCTCGCAACTCTCGTTGTTAACAAATTGCGCGGAACACTGAACGTTGTTGCTGTTAAAGCTCCTGGTTTCGGCGAACGCCGTAAAGCAATGCTGAACGACATCGCTACCCTTACCGGTGGAGCTGTTGTTTCTGATGATCTCGGCCTCCAGCTTGAAGGCGTTACCCTTGAAGACCTCGGCTCCGCAAAACGTGTTGTTATCGACAAAGATAACACCATTATCGTTGACGGCGCTGGTAACGGCGACACTATCAAAGCTCGTGTAAGCCAGATTCGTTCAGAAATCGAAGGAACTACCTCTGATTATGATCGCGAAAAGCTTCAGGAACGTCTTGCCAAGATCGTTGGCGGAGTTGCAGTAATCAACGTTGGGGCTGCTACTGAAACTGAAATGAAAGAAAAGAAAGCTCGCGTAGAAGACGCTCTTAACGCAACTCGCGCAGCCGTTGAAGAGGGCATCGTCCCCGGCGGCGGAACAGCACTTATTCGCTGTCTCCCAGCTCTCGAAAACGTAACCGCTTCTGACGATGACGAAGTTGCAGGTGTCAACATCATCCGCCGCGCTATCGAAGAACCTCTTCGCCAGATCGCCGCGAATGCAGGCCTTGAAGGCTCCGTTGTTGTTGAAAAGGTTAAAGTATCCAAAGATGGAAACGGCTTCAACGCTGCAATCGGCGAATATGAAGACCTTATCAAAGCAGGCGTAATCGATCCTAAAAAGGTTACCCGTATTGCTCTCCAGAATGCAGCTTCCGTAGCTGGCCTTCTTCTTACTACTGAATGCGCAATCGCTGAAAAACCTGCGAAGACTGCTGACGCCGGAATGCCTGCTGGCATGGGCGGAATGGGTGGTATGGGCGGAATGGGCGGCATGGGCGGAATGGGTGGCATGGGCGGAATGTACTAA
- the groES gene encoding co-chaperone GroES, with product MKLKPLGDRLLVKRLEVEERTIGGIIIPDSAKEKPLKGEVVAVGPGKLDDSGARIAIGVKEGEIVLFAKYAGTEISIDGVDHLVMREDDILAVVAA from the coding sequence ATGAAACTGAAGCCGCTAGGTGACCGTCTTTTGGTTAAACGCCTTGAAGTGGAAGAAAGAACCATTGGTGGAATCATTATCCCTGACTCTGCTAAAGAAAAACCTCTTAAAGGCGAAGTCGTCGCTGTCGGTCCCGGCAAACTTGACGATTCCGGTGCAAGAATAGCTATCGGTGTAAAAGAAGGCGAAATCGTTCTTTTCGCTAAATATGCCGGAACAGAAATTTCCATTGACGGTGTTGATCATCTCGTAATGCGTGAAGACGACATCCTCGCAGTAGTCGCAGCCTAG